A genomic window from Periophthalmus magnuspinnatus isolate fPerMag1 chromosome 16, fPerMag1.2.pri, whole genome shotgun sequence includes:
- the phldb3 gene encoding pleckstrin homology-like domain family B member 3 isoform X1, whose amino-acid sequence MPQHNMENSRSQWQTGQRPPWSSPSPASSGAESDTESSSTESEKVREGWASGKLAPAQSCVRHLQMGSPRAFRSPSRVQQRITEIDQQREELKIELQLEIALLQGELQTEKSQLQKHTQRLQRLQQEAKHRAQRHKLTERERLELERSRVEELRRTCEEKEALLPTQPESQREPLRVQLQQEREAMEAAVRAFEDWEFQVLERESGLGEEKEQEDEKEEVGAEEEQRAESAADMEKEVSSQQHLVNTAQERVQQLEKQLVEMEREKEKQLSTLRRERKELVHNSQMVLKEKKPLTDWSNITGSAPCMMSLSPLTAQKSPPQDPLRESASLPRRRSAHRNNKLSDRPLSTQVFVREADGHMIPEAYISPITSHRHSNSVCNGHSNSHSSIHGNGHKPGSSNGGSLHTPCNSTTSSRAASPCLLDLVEIEKKLREAKAERERLLREREERRQLILEEKRQKIIELNSQRTEAPESESPLKSEPPEETKLSPVPSSPELRGLPLFLSPNFDLRSHIESLGHGVMGCIDLRLTSRRCAGFLTKRGGKVKTWKKRWFLFDMDHRRLAYYTDCDERKLKGVIYFQAIEEVYYDHLRTAASSPRPPLTFCVKTYDRLFFLVASNPVSMRIWMDVIVTATDEHCRY is encoded by the exons ATGCCCCAACACAACATGGAAAATAGCCGGAGCCAGTGGCAGACGGGGCAGCGGCCGCCCTGGAGCAGCCCAAGCCCCGCTTCCTCAGGGGCGGAGTCAGACACAGAGAGCAGCAGCACAGAGAGCgagaaggtgagagagggatgggCATCAGGCAAACTGGCTCCTGCACAG TCCTGTGTCAGACACCTGCAGATGGGTTCTCCTCGGGCTTTTCGCTCTCCCTCAAGAGTCCAACAGCGCATCACCGAGATCgaccagcagagggaggagctcaAGATCGAG TTGCAGTTGGAGATCGCGTTGCTTCAGGGCGAGCTGCAAACGGAGAAGAGCCAGCTCCAGAAGCACACACAGAGACTTCAGAGACTACAGCAGGAGGCGAAGCACAGGGCGCAGAGGCACAAGCTAACG GAGCGAGAGAGACTGGAgttggagaggagcagagtggaggagctgaggaggacaTGTGAGGAGAAGGAAGCCCTCCTGCCCACCcagccagagagccagagagagccgCTCAGAGTGCAGCTGCAACAG gagCGAGAGGCAATGGAAGCAGCAGTGCGGGCATTTGAGGACTGGGAGTTCCAAgtgctggagagagagagtggtctaggggaggagaaggagcaggaggatgaaaaggaggaagttggagcagaggaagagcagagggcaGAGAGTGCAGCTGATATGGAGAAGGAGGTGTCCAGTCAGCAGCACCTGGTCAACACTGCACAG GAGAGGGTACAGCAGTTGGAGAAGCAGCtggtggagatggagagagagaaggagaaacagcTCAGCACTCTGAGGCGGGAGAGGAAAGAGCTGGTGCACAACAGTCAGATG GTCCTCAAGGAAAAGAAGCCGCTCACCGATTGGTCCAATATCACCGGCTCCGCCCCCTGCATGATGtcactctcccctctcaccGCTCAAAAGTCTCCTCCTCAG GATCCTCTGCGGGAATCAGCCAGTTTGCCCAGAAGGAGGAGCGCACATCGGAATAACAAGCTCAGCGATAGGCCGCTTTCGACACAGG TTTTTGTGAGAGAGGCAGACGGTCACATGATCCCAGAGGCCTACATCTCCCCCATCACCTCACACCGCCACAGTAACAGCGTCTGTAACGGTCACAGTAACAGCCACAGCAGTATCCACGGTAATGGACACAAGCCAGGGAGCAGTAACGGAGGGAGTCTGCACACGCCCTGTAACAGCACCACCAGCTCCAGAGCCGCCAG CCCTTGCCTGTTGGATCTGGTTGAGATTGAGAAGAAGCTGAGAGAGGCCAAGGCGGAGAGGGAGCGTCTCCTTAGAGAGAGG GAGGAGCGACGGCAGCTCATattggaggagaagagacagaaaataATAGAACTGAACTCGCAGAGAACAGAGGCCCCTGAATCAGAGTCTCCTCTCAAATCTGAGCCTCCCGAAGAGACCAAACTCAGCCCGGTGCCCAGCTCTCCAGAG CTGCGCGGCCTGCCACTCTTCCTCTCGCCGAACTTTGACCTCCGCTCCCACATCGAGTCCCTGGGTCACGGGGTCATGGGGTGCATCGACCTGCGGCTCACGTCCCGGCGCTGTGCAGGCTTCCTCACCAAGCGCGGCGGCAAAGTCAAGACCTGGAAGAAGAGGTGGTTTCTGTTCGACATGGACCACAGACGGTTGGCCTACTACACAG aCTGTGATGAGAGGAAGCTGAAAGGAGTCATTTACTTCCAGGCCATAGAAGAAGTTTACTATGACCATCTACGGACAGCAGCATCT TCCCCACGGCCCCCCCTCACATTTTGTGTCAAGACGTACGACCGCCTATTCTTCCTGGTGGCCTCAAATCCAGTGTCCATGAGGATCTGGATGGACGTCATCGTCACAGCAACAGACGAGCACTGCCGGtactga
- the phldb3 gene encoding pleckstrin homology-like domain family B member 3 isoform X2 — MPQHNMENSRSQWQTGQRPPWSSPSPASSGAESDTESSSTESEKSCVRHLQMGSPRAFRSPSRVQQRITEIDQQREELKIELQLEIALLQGELQTEKSQLQKHTQRLQRLQQEAKHRAQRHKLTERERLELERSRVEELRRTCEEKEALLPTQPESQREPLRVQLQQEREAMEAAVRAFEDWEFQVLERESGLGEEKEQEDEKEEVGAEEEQRAESAADMEKEVSSQQHLVNTAQERVQQLEKQLVEMEREKEKQLSTLRRERKELVHNSQMVLKEKKPLTDWSNITGSAPCMMSLSPLTAQKSPPQDPLRESASLPRRRSAHRNNKLSDRPLSTQVFVREADGHMIPEAYISPITSHRHSNSVCNGHSNSHSSIHGNGHKPGSSNGGSLHTPCNSTTSSRAASPCLLDLVEIEKKLREAKAERERLLREREERRQLILEEKRQKIIELNSQRTEAPESESPLKSEPPEETKLSPVPSSPELRGLPLFLSPNFDLRSHIESLGHGVMGCIDLRLTSRRCAGFLTKRGGKVKTWKKRWFLFDMDHRRLAYYTDCDERKLKGVIYFQAIEEVYYDHLRTAASSPRPPLTFCVKTYDRLFFLVASNPVSMRIWMDVIVTATDEHCRY, encoded by the exons ATGCCCCAACACAACATGGAAAATAGCCGGAGCCAGTGGCAGACGGGGCAGCGGCCGCCCTGGAGCAGCCCAAGCCCCGCTTCCTCAGGGGCGGAGTCAGACACAGAGAGCAGCAGCACAGAGAGCgagaag TCCTGTGTCAGACACCTGCAGATGGGTTCTCCTCGGGCTTTTCGCTCTCCCTCAAGAGTCCAACAGCGCATCACCGAGATCgaccagcagagggaggagctcaAGATCGAG TTGCAGTTGGAGATCGCGTTGCTTCAGGGCGAGCTGCAAACGGAGAAGAGCCAGCTCCAGAAGCACACACAGAGACTTCAGAGACTACAGCAGGAGGCGAAGCACAGGGCGCAGAGGCACAAGCTAACG GAGCGAGAGAGACTGGAgttggagaggagcagagtggaggagctgaggaggacaTGTGAGGAGAAGGAAGCCCTCCTGCCCACCcagccagagagccagagagagccgCTCAGAGTGCAGCTGCAACAG gagCGAGAGGCAATGGAAGCAGCAGTGCGGGCATTTGAGGACTGGGAGTTCCAAgtgctggagagagagagtggtctaggggaggagaaggagcaggaggatgaaaaggaggaagttggagcagaggaagagcagagggcaGAGAGTGCAGCTGATATGGAGAAGGAGGTGTCCAGTCAGCAGCACCTGGTCAACACTGCACAG GAGAGGGTACAGCAGTTGGAGAAGCAGCtggtggagatggagagagagaaggagaaacagcTCAGCACTCTGAGGCGGGAGAGGAAAGAGCTGGTGCACAACAGTCAGATG GTCCTCAAGGAAAAGAAGCCGCTCACCGATTGGTCCAATATCACCGGCTCCGCCCCCTGCATGATGtcactctcccctctcaccGCTCAAAAGTCTCCTCCTCAG GATCCTCTGCGGGAATCAGCCAGTTTGCCCAGAAGGAGGAGCGCACATCGGAATAACAAGCTCAGCGATAGGCCGCTTTCGACACAGG TTTTTGTGAGAGAGGCAGACGGTCACATGATCCCAGAGGCCTACATCTCCCCCATCACCTCACACCGCCACAGTAACAGCGTCTGTAACGGTCACAGTAACAGCCACAGCAGTATCCACGGTAATGGACACAAGCCAGGGAGCAGTAACGGAGGGAGTCTGCACACGCCCTGTAACAGCACCACCAGCTCCAGAGCCGCCAG CCCTTGCCTGTTGGATCTGGTTGAGATTGAGAAGAAGCTGAGAGAGGCCAAGGCGGAGAGGGAGCGTCTCCTTAGAGAGAGG GAGGAGCGACGGCAGCTCATattggaggagaagagacagaaaataATAGAACTGAACTCGCAGAGAACAGAGGCCCCTGAATCAGAGTCTCCTCTCAAATCTGAGCCTCCCGAAGAGACCAAACTCAGCCCGGTGCCCAGCTCTCCAGAG CTGCGCGGCCTGCCACTCTTCCTCTCGCCGAACTTTGACCTCCGCTCCCACATCGAGTCCCTGGGTCACGGGGTCATGGGGTGCATCGACCTGCGGCTCACGTCCCGGCGCTGTGCAGGCTTCCTCACCAAGCGCGGCGGCAAAGTCAAGACCTGGAAGAAGAGGTGGTTTCTGTTCGACATGGACCACAGACGGTTGGCCTACTACACAG aCTGTGATGAGAGGAAGCTGAAAGGAGTCATTTACTTCCAGGCCATAGAAGAAGTTTACTATGACCATCTACGGACAGCAGCATCT TCCCCACGGCCCCCCCTCACATTTTGTGTCAAGACGTACGACCGCCTATTCTTCCTGGTGGCCTCAAATCCAGTGTCCATGAGGATCTGGATGGACGTCATCGTCACAGCAACAGACGAGCACTGCCGGtactga